One window of the Peromyscus maniculatus bairdii isolate BWxNUB_F1_BW_parent chromosome 18, HU_Pman_BW_mat_3.1, whole genome shotgun sequence genome contains the following:
- the LOC143269350 gene encoding disks large homolog 5-like: MPYHRLKSEIDMLKTQHKEMSDVKKFPKEVCEASYRYKKLSEQTNSYHTLYSQFLSEWTQLREKVSTLKENNRKLHGEQILLQESCEEARRLCEETHEKMYDLWTKQQQEHQRLEENLQSLMKQKELLTRQRDLAAKLQHHFTVSQMRFENLQQELEQTTAQDESLLQMELLKQKHYVSVPVKETGKAGRSQRHLEGMTFYTPGSRPPQKMPPLFSFELNSEANINLP, translated from the exons atgccctaccacaggctgaaatctGAGATTGACatgctgaaaacacagcataaggagatgtcagatgtaaagaaattccCCAAGGAGGTTTGTGAGGCCTCGTACAGGTACAAGAAGCTGAGTGAGCAGACCAACTCCTACCA caccctctacagtcagttCCTGAGTGAATGGACTCAGCTAAGGGAAAAAGTGAGCACGTTGAAagagaacaacagaaagctgcatggggagcagattttactacaagagtcctgtgaggaggcaaggaggctctgtgaggagacccatgagaagatgtatgacctctggacaaagcagcagcag gaacatcaaagacttgaggaaaatcttcagtccctgatgaagcagaaggagctgctcacccggcaaagggacttggcagcaaagctgcagcatcacttcactgtgtcccagatgag gtttgaaaacctccagcaggaactggagcagaccacagcccaggatgagagcctcctgcagatggagctgctcaagcagaaacactatgtctcaG TACCTGTTAAGGAGActgggaaggctggaagaagccaaagacaccttgaaggcatgacattctacactccaggttcaaggcctcctcagaaaatgccacctcttttcagctttgaactcaatagtgaggcaaatatcaacctaccatga